The DNA window CTTTACGATTTCAGCCGCGACATCGGCCAGGGGCCCCTGGATCAGGATCTGTTTGTCGGACCCCAAGTACGCGCCCCACCAGATGTGGAGCCCATCCGGTTCCAGCTGCTGAAATGAGCACAAACCATCCAGCATCACGACAGCGGTGGTTTCATATTGTGGAAGGCCGCAGTCGCGGAGTTGGCGGCCGGTCGTGATGCGCACGGGTCCGTCCACGGTGTTGAGCGGGATGGCATGGGCCGCGGTCAGGGCCTGAATGGCCGTGATGCCGGGCACGACGCGGATCGCCGGTTTCGGAGAAAGACGTTCGGCAATCCGGATGGTGCTGTCGTAGAGCGACGGATCGCCCCAGACGAGCAGGGCGACCGGGCCGTCGACGGATTGCCCGCTCAGGGCCGAGATCCAGCGTCGGGCGATCTCGTCGTGCCACGCGGCCACGCGTTCGATGTAGGGCAGGTCGGGGTCGCGCACCGGGTATTCGAACGGCACGATGCGAGCCATGCTGCCGGACGCCGCGATGATATCGTGTCTGAGGTGGGCGAGATCCTCTTTGTCGTCGCCTTTCGTTGGCAGCAGTATGACGGCGGCGTTCCGCAGCGCGTCTGCTCCTTCGAGGGTGACATGCGCGGGGTTGCCCGTTCCGATTCCGATGAGCCAGAGATTGTCGATCATGGGCAGAGTCCGGTCTGGGCCCGTCGCGTCGCGCGAAGAGAGCGGGATTTTGGGGCGCGTCGCTGCATCATGTTTCCGCCAGAGATCCGTAAAGGATGAGGGCGGGATGGTCGCTGCTCTCCTGCGCCAGCAGATCCGACAAGGTTGCGACGGTATGGCGGCTGATCTTCTGTTCGGGGCGGCTGACGGCTTCGGCCAAGATCGCGGGGGTCGCGGGCGGAAGGCCCGCATCGATCAGGCGCACGGCCAGTTGCGGAAAGGTGCGCTTTCCCATGAAAACCACGGTTGTCGCGGCGGGATCGGCCAGAGCGGCCATGTTGACGTCCTCGGGAAGGGCGCCGGTGACGTCGTGGCCGGTGATGTATTGCACGCGTCGGGCGGTCAGGCGACGCGTGAGGGGAATCCCGGCGGCGGCCGCAGCGGCATTGGCCGACGGAACGCCGGGGATGATTTCGTATGGGATGCCCTCTGCCTTGAGAGCGACGATTTCTTCTTCGAGCCGGCCGAACACGCCGCTGTCGCCAGATTTCAGGCGCACGACACGCTGATCCAGACGGGCGTAATCCACGAGCAGGCGGCTGACGTGGTCCTGCTTGGGCGAGTTGCGTCCGGCCCGCTTGCCCACGCCTACAAGGTCGGCCCCGCGCCTTGCGTGGGCCAGGATCGGACCCGAGGACAGGTCGTCGAAGAGCACGGCGTCGGCGCGCTTGAGCCGGTCGACGGCCTTCAGCGTCAGCAGGTCGGGGTCGCCCGGACCCGAGGACACGAAGGACACGAAGCCGGTCATGGCGTTTCGTCCCCGGTGATGAGGTGAAAGAAGGTGCCGGACACGTGACCCCGGGTCGAGCCGGTTTCCGGCACCGGGTTGCCATCGGCGTCTGCCACCTGCGCCAGCGGCGCGTCGGGCTGGTCGAGGATGGTGGAATAGTGGAATTCATGCCCGCGCAGGGTTGCGCTTGCATCGAATCCCGGCATCGGGGCCGAAAGTGTCGCACGGCGGTATCCAAGGTGGAATTTGCGCTTTTCATAGGAGGTGACAAGACCGAGAAGCCCGGCCATGTCGTGGCGCGTACCGTCCTTGTCGATCAGCGCCTGGCCAAGCGCCATGTAGCCGCCGCATTCGCCGTGGACCGGTTTTGACTCGGCGTGTTTGCGCAGGGCGGTGCGGAACCGCGTGGCGGCGGCCAGTTTGCCCGCGTGCAGTTCGGGATAGCCGCCGGGCAGCCAGACGAGATCTGCATCGGTATCGGGCGCTTCGTCCGCCAAGGGGGAGAAGGGCAGGATCTGGGCGCCGGCGGCGTGCCAACCTTCCAGCAGGTGCGGGTAGGTAAAGCTGAAGGCGGCGTCGCGGGCGATGGCGATGCGTTGCGCCGGGGGGCGGGGCAACGCGGCAGGCGCGGGCAGGGGAGCGCCGCGGGCGGCGGATTTGATCGCGTCGAGATCGACATTCTCGCGCAGGAAGGCGGCATAGCCGGCGATGGCGGCGTCGAGATCGGGATGTTCGACCGCTTGGATCAGCCCCAGGTGCCGTTCCGGCAGGGTGAGGTCGCCGCGCCGGGGCAGGACGCCCAGCACGGGCAACCCCGCACGGTCCATTCCCAGCCGGGTCAGCCGTTCGTGTCGTGGCGAGGCGCAGCGGTTCAGGATGACCCCGG is part of the Roseovarius sp. THAF9 genome and encodes:
- the cobF gene encoding precorrin-6A synthase (deacetylating); translation: MIDNLWLIGIGTGNPAHVTLEGADALRNAAVILLPTKGDDKEDLAHLRHDIIAASGSMARIVPFEYPVRDPDLPYIERVAAWHDEIARRWISALSGQSVDGPVALLVWGDPSLYDSTIRIAERLSPKPAIRVVPGITAIQALTAAHAIPLNTVDGPVRITTGRQLRDCGLPQYETTAVVMLDGLCSFQQLEPDGLHIWWGAYLGSDKQILIQGPLADVAAEIVKTRAQARAENGWIMDSYLLRRI
- the cobA gene encoding uroporphyrinogen-III C-methyltransferase, which produces MTGFVSFVSSGPGDPDLLTLKAVDRLKRADAVLFDDLSSGPILAHARRGADLVGVGKRAGRNSPKQDHVSRLLVDYARLDQRVVRLKSGDSGVFGRLEEEIVALKAEGIPYEIIPGVPSANAAAAAAGIPLTRRLTARRVQYITGHDVTGALPEDVNMAALADPAATTVVFMGKRTFPQLAVRLIDAGLPPATPAILAEAVSRPEQKISRHTVATLSDLLAQESSDHPALILYGSLAET
- a CDS encoding cobyrinate a,c-diamide synthase, with translation MSAGLLISAPSSGTGKTTVMLGLLRALADDGLNVQPFKSGPDYIDPAFHKAACGRDSFNLDGWAMGKGLWQAIAGQAEGADICVAEGSMGLYDGVATRGQQGFGSSAETALAMGWPVVLVLDVGGQAQSAAATALGFRQYMPDLPFAGVILNRCASPRHERLTRLGMDRAGLPVLGVLPRRGDLTLPERHLGLIQAVEHPDLDAAIAGYAAFLRENVDLDAIKSAARGAPLPAPAALPRPPAQRIAIARDAAFSFTYPHLLEGWHAAGAQILPFSPLADEAPDTDADLVWLPGGYPELHAGKLAAATRFRTALRKHAESKPVHGECGGYMALGQALIDKDGTRHDMAGLLGLVTSYEKRKFHLGYRRATLSAPMPGFDASATLRGHEFHYSTILDQPDAPLAQVADADGNPVPETGSTRGHVSGTFFHLITGDETP